CGCCTGCGCGCGCTTTACGCCCAATAATTCCGGACAACGCTTGCCACCTACGTATTACCGCGGCTGCTGGCACGTAGTTAGCCGTGGCTTTCTAATGAGGTACCGTCAAGGTACGGGCAGTTACTCCCGTACTTGTTCTTCCCTCACAACAGAGTTTTACGATCCGAAAACCTTCTTCACTCACGCGGCATTGCTCCATCAGACTTTCGTCCATTGTGGAAGATTCCCTACTGCTGCCTCCCGTAGGAGTCTGGGCCGTGTCTCAGTCCCAGTGTGGCCGATCACCCTCTCAGGTCGGCTACGCATCGTCGCCTTGGTAGGCCGTTATCCCACCAACTAGCTAATGCGCCGCGGGCCCATCCTGCAGTGACAGCGTAAGCCGTCTTTCAGAGTTTGTTCATGCGAACAAACTGATTATTCGGTATTAGCCCCGGTTTCCCGGAGTTATCCCCATCTGCAGGGCAGGTTGCCCACGTGTTACTCACCCATCCGCCGCTAACGTTTTAAGAAGCAAGCTTCTTAAAACGTTCGCTCGACTTGCATGTATTAGGCATGCCGCCAGCGTTCGTCCTGAGCCAGGATCAAACTCTCCATAATAGAGAAACTTGAATAGCTCGAGTTTCATTTTGCTGACTTTGAATCCGAAGATTCGTTTTGTTTCGATTTAACGAAACGTTATATCTTGACGTTTTGCTGTTCAGTTTTCAAGGTTCATTCACAATTATTTCTTCGCTGCGTTTCAACAGCAACTTCTCTAATTTAACATCCACACATCATAATGTCAACAACTATTTTCGAAGTTTGTATTTCTTTAATAAAATTTGGAGCGAGTGAAGGGAATCGAACCCTCATCATCAGCTTGGAAGGCTGAGGTTTTGCCATTAAACTACACTCGCATTATAAGTTAACGCGCCCGGAAGAATTCGAATCCACAACCTTCTGATCCGTAGTCAGACGCTCTATCCAATTGAGCTACGGGCGCTCTGTTAGAATCCTTAGCAAGGAAATAATGCATTTTACAATATTGGTGCGGTAAAGAGGATTTGAACCTCCACAGGGTTAACCCCTACTAGGCCCTCAACCTAGCGCGTCTGCCGTTCCGCCACTACCGCATTATTTTTGCGACAAACTTTATTATATAGCATACTAGCATTTTGTCAACAATTTTTTTCATCATAAGTGTGATGAGCCATACAGGATTCGAACCTGTGACCCTCTGATTAAAAGTCAGATGCTCTACCAACTGAGCTAATGGCTCTCGATTATATAATTAAACTCTCCATTATCCATTTGAAAACTTGGCTGGGGTAGCTGGATTCGAACCAACGAATAACGGAGTCAAAGTCCGTTGCCTTACCGCTTGGCTATACCCCAATACTTTTACAACTAAACAACAATTCTTATTGTGGTATGTTATCTCATTTCTATACTATAAAATAAATCTTTACTTTTTTCAAGGTCTTTTTCTAACACCCTCGAAAATATACCTCAATGCCTAAACTTCTTTTTGAACAAGTGATTTAAGGTGGAAACTATGAACGCAAAGGCGCGTTCAAGCTTCTTTTCCGGCAAACCTTTTTTCGATAAGACCCTCGAAAATATGCCTCCATGTCAAAACTTCATTTTGCCAGGTGATTCAAGGTAGCATTTTGAAAGCGAAGTGCGCTTTCAAAACACCTTAATGACCCCTACGGGATTCGAACCCGTGATACCGCCGTGAAAGGGCGGTGTCTTAACCGCTTGACCAAGGGGCCTATGTTTAAATAAATATAAATTAAACAGCTAATTCATTCTTGTAATATATCGTCTTCCTGAGCCGACCTTTTTTATTATAGACAGGTTATCGAGTTTCGTCAACCCTTTATTTAATATTCTTTGTAAAATCTTAGGAAACAATAGTTAGACCGCGTTTTAGACGGCCTAACTCTTTTCCATTCACCCTTCAAGTTGAATTGAAATAGCCCCAGAACATTTTCCGCATCGATATTTCTGGACATTGATTCTTCTTTTCCTTTTATATTTCAGTTTGCATGATTCGCATTCGTATATATAGAAGGAAGTTGATTTCTTATTTTGTGCCGCAAGTGGTTTACAAAATCTAGGGGAGGATGTTTCATGTAATAATTTTCGAAAATCCTCATCACGATGTTTATATCCCTTTCCTTCTAAATGTAGGTGATAATGACAAAGTTCGTGTTTGATCACCCCAACAAGTTCATTCATTCCATGAACTTTAAAAACTAATGGGTTAATTTCGATTGAATGGTCTGCAAGCATATAGCGACCACCCGTTGTGCGTAAACGCGGATTATGTGCCGCCTGATGAAGAAATGGTTTTTTAAATACGTCATTGGAAATTATCTTGACGGGTGTTTGTAATTCCTCATTCGTCATTTCACCCCCCCCATTTAATCGGTAGTCTTTTTAGGCGGTATCATCGTTAAGGCTATTCTGCCTTTTTCCCGATCAACTGCATCTACCCAAACGGTCACAATATCTCCGGAGGCAACAACATCTAATGGATGTTTGACAAATCCCTTTTTCATTTTAGAAATATGAACAAGTCCATCTTCGGTAACGCCAATGTCAACAAATGCACCGAAATCAACGACGTTTCTCACAGTCCCTTGCATTTCCAGTCCTTCGTAAAGATCTTTTGCATCAAGAATATCCGCCTTCAATAATGGTTGTGGATAATCGTCACGCGGATCCCTATTCGGTCTTTGCAAGGTTTCAACAATATCTTTCAAAGTAACTTCTCCGACTTCAAGCTCGGTTGTCAGTTCCTTAATATTTAGGTTAGA
The window above is part of the Sporosarcina sp. 6E9 genome. Proteins encoded here:
- a CDS encoding SprT family protein gives rise to the protein MTNEELQTPVKIISNDVFKKPFLHQAAHNPRLRTTGGRYMLADHSIEINPLVFKVHGMNELVGVIKHELCHYHLHLEGKGYKHRDEDFRKLLHETSSPRFCKPLAAQNKKSTSFYIYECESCKLKYKRKRRINVQKYRCGKCSGAISIQLEG